The candidate division KSB1 bacterium genome includes a region encoding these proteins:
- a CDS encoding sugar ABC transporter ATP-binding protein, whose protein sequence is MTPLISIRNINKSFFGVPSLRQVTFDIMPNRILGLIGENGAGKSTLMNILSGDLQADSGELYFLGKPYRPACPAEAAEAGIAIIHQELNLFNNLSIADNLFLRRYPRKGFWIERRAMSAKAEQLLRQVGLDLPPNWPVEKLRPGERQMVEICKALHADAELVIFDEPTTSLTAAEKERLFHVIDGLKQRGKTIIYISHDLDEVMRLCDDIVVLRDGRMVDFGTASEFTLQRMIASMCGCELEYLFPIRQRTPQAQVLLEVRHLSAEGLVEDVSFEIRKGEILGLFGLMGSGRTELARLLFGLEPFDSGRIVFNGRILEQPSPRRCIELGMAFVTENRREEGLLIDGTVQDNLVLATLDRFVDFARFLDDEKMASESEAQVRQLNLRCTSLKQIVKSLSGGNQQKVVLGKWLLARPLLFILDEPTRGIDVGAKYEVYSLINHLADEGAGILMISSELEELTALCDRLLVIHRGEIIKSFTKDQFDAEKILEAAFHL, encoded by the coding sequence ATGACTCCGCTTATTTCGATCCGCAACATCAACAAATCCTTTTTCGGCGTCCCTTCATTGCGCCAAGTTACATTCGATATCATGCCTAACCGCATTTTGGGATTGATTGGTGAAAATGGAGCAGGGAAATCGACCTTAATGAACATCCTCAGCGGCGATCTTCAAGCCGATTCAGGAGAACTCTATTTTCTCGGCAAACCTTATCGTCCCGCATGTCCCGCCGAAGCAGCCGAAGCCGGTATTGCAATTATTCATCAGGAACTGAATCTTTTCAATAACCTCAGTATTGCCGATAATCTGTTTTTGCGGCGTTATCCAAGAAAAGGCTTTTGGATTGAGAGGCGCGCCATGTCGGCTAAGGCCGAGCAGCTGCTGCGACAGGTTGGTCTCGATTTGCCGCCGAATTGGCCGGTCGAAAAGCTGCGGCCGGGGGAGAGACAAATGGTCGAGATCTGCAAAGCGTTGCATGCCGATGCCGAGCTGGTGATTTTCGATGAGCCGACCACCTCGCTCACTGCTGCCGAAAAGGAACGCTTATTTCACGTGATCGACGGCTTGAAGCAAAGAGGCAAAACCATTATTTATATTTCGCACGATCTGGATGAAGTCATGCGACTGTGCGACGACATTGTGGTTTTGCGCGACGGCCGCATGGTTGATTTCGGCACCGCCTCCGAGTTTACATTACAGCGGATGATCGCTTCCATGTGCGGCTGTGAATTGGAATATCTCTTTCCAATTCGTCAACGAACGCCGCAGGCACAGGTTCTTTTGGAGGTAAGGCACCTTTCAGCCGAAGGATTGGTGGAGGACGTCTCTTTCGAGATCCGAAAAGGTGAAATCTTGGGGCTTTTCGGATTGATGGGATCCGGTCGAACCGAGCTGGCGCGGCTTCTTTTTGGCCTGGAACCGTTCGACAGCGGCCGGATTGTTTTCAACGGCCGGATTCTCGAGCAGCCTTCTCCGCGCAGGTGCATTGAACTGGGCATGGCCTTCGTTACAGAAAATCGCCGCGAAGAAGGGCTGTTAATTGACGGCACGGTTCAGGATAATCTTGTTCTGGCTACTCTAGACCGATTTGTTGATTTTGCAAGGTTTCTCGACGATGAAAAAATGGCGTCTGAATCAGAAGCGCAGGTTCGACAATTGAATCTCCGCTGCACAAGCCTTAAACAAATCGTAAAAAGCCTCAGCGGCGGCAATCAGCAAAAAGTCGTGCTCGGCAAATGGCTGCTCGCACGGCCTCTGCTGTTCATATTAGATGAACCTACGCGCGGCATCGACGTCGGCGCAAAATATGAGGTCTATTCTCTGATCAATCATTTGGCCGACGAAGGTGCCGGCATTTTAATGATTTCTTCGGAGCTTGAAGAGTTGACCGCTCTGTGCGACAGGCTGCTGGTTATTCACCGCGGCGAAATCATTAAAAGCTTCACAAAAGACCAATTCGATGCCGAAAAAATTCTTGAGGCGGCTTTTCACCTATGA
- a CDS encoding ABC transporter permease, translating into MNDLSATTSLMHGIQQLLRRNFVLTLTVGYFIVMSALLPAFASSRNLANLSSNFWPLLSLVIGQLLVMIVGGIDLSQSSIMALASVCGASLMCQSADPVVFAKAPLWNIIFSEQGGIFAGSVFAVPAAVAVMLTVGILVGFFNGFAVAYLKMPPFIVTLVSMMFFSGAAIYLTASENITHLPTSFTALAQKRVLLPIPVWIVAASAIVVHIILQHTAFGKKLYAVGLNAKAALISGINVPMVTLTAFTLSGFFAALGSVIYSARLEGGRPTLGQDLLLDVIGAAVIGGISLFGGRGGVRDAFAGALFFTLLANSLNLMNLSFFIVNIVKGGVILLAAAADAWRVGKSGGMSKR; encoded by the coding sequence ATGAACGATTTGTCTGCGACAACATCTCTGATGCACGGAATTCAACAACTGCTCCGGCGCAATTTTGTATTGACTTTGACTGTCGGATATTTCATAGTCATGTCGGCTCTATTGCCCGCATTTGCAAGCTCACGAAATCTGGCCAATCTAAGCTCTAACTTTTGGCCTCTGTTGTCTCTGGTGATCGGGCAGCTGTTGGTCATGATCGTGGGCGGCATTGATCTGTCGCAGTCTTCCATTATGGCGCTGGCGAGCGTCTGCGGCGCTTCTTTGATGTGTCAATCAGCCGATCCCGTCGTTTTTGCCAAGGCGCCGCTGTGGAACATCATCTTTTCGGAACAAGGAGGCATTTTTGCCGGTTCCGTTTTCGCGGTTCCCGCGGCGGTTGCGGTTATGTTGACCGTAGGAATTCTTGTCGGCTTTTTCAACGGCTTTGCCGTTGCCTATTTGAAAATGCCGCCGTTCATCGTTACTTTGGTCAGTATGATGTTTTTCAGCGGCGCGGCAATCTATTTGACGGCATCGGAAAATATTACCCATCTTCCGACATCCTTTACTGCTTTAGCCCAAAAAAGAGTGTTGTTGCCCATACCGGTCTGGATTGTGGCTGCTTCAGCAATCGTCGTGCATATTATTCTTCAGCACACCGCTTTTGGAAAAAAACTGTATGCCGTGGGCCTCAACGCCAAAGCGGCTTTGATTTCAGGCATCAATGTGCCGATGGTCACCCTCACGGCTTTTACATTGAGCGGCTTTTTCGCTGCGCTTGGTTCCGTTATTTATTCGGCGCGTTTGGAAGGCGGTCGACCGACTCTCGGCCAAGACCTTCTGCTCGACGTTATCGGTGCTGCCGTTATCGGGGGCATCAGCCTGTTCGGCGGTCGCGGAGGGGTTCGGGACGCCTTTGCAGGCGCGTTGTTTTTCACTCTTCTTGCCAATTCACTTAATTTGATGAATCTATCGTTCTTCATCGTTAACATTGTCAAAGGCGGAGTCATCCTTCTCGCTGCCGCGGCGGATGCGTGGCGGGTTGGGAAGTCAGGAGGCATGAGTAAGCGATGA
- a CDS encoding sugar ABC transporter substrate-binding protein, translated as MKLCMRMNFVVVGLLLISGIGCGKKEKQITICFSFQDLETEFWVGAHKAITEELMMRGIRVIERNSSQDANRQLEQVRDAIAQQVDGLIIIPQDGQSANTIIGEANRAGIPIAVFNRPPADSSRNAIVVLADNKLIAEKAVDYMVEKAAASGRRYRPCIIVGDLGDPNSIARRDGFYAALAKRPQLFKPVVEVPSKWDAGTTLANFEAAMQANPDIDFVFTSSDFLYPQLRSVLEPLGKWTSDADPRHVILGGIDGDSFACRMMRERIIDATGVQDLFFEARSLMDELLRAIDNGEKQPKKWIVDPGFALTLDNYAERAVDMWGCVLLHRGLISQ; from the coding sequence ATGAAGCTGTGTATGCGAATGAACTTTGTTGTCGTCGGATTGCTCCTGATCAGCGGCATCGGCTGCGGAAAAAAGGAAAAGCAAATAACCATTTGCTTCTCTTTTCAAGACCTTGAAACCGAGTTTTGGGTCGGGGCTCACAAAGCCATAACGGAAGAGCTGATGATGCGCGGTATACGGGTGATCGAACGCAATTCCTCTCAGGACGCCAATCGCCAACTGGAGCAGGTTCGCGACGCCATAGCGCAACAGGTCGACGGCCTCATCATTATTCCCCAGGACGGTCAAAGCGCCAACACGATCATCGGCGAAGCCAATCGGGCGGGCATTCCGATCGCCGTCTTTAATCGTCCTCCTGCCGACAGCAGCCGCAACGCCATAGTTGTGCTCGCCGACAACAAGCTGATTGCGGAAAAAGCCGTTGATTATATGGTGGAAAAGGCGGCAGCTTCAGGCCGTCGCTATAGGCCATGCATCATTGTCGGCGATCTCGGCGATCCCAACTCGATCGCACGGCGAGACGGTTTCTATGCCGCGCTGGCCAAGCGTCCGCAATTGTTTAAACCGGTCGTTGAAGTGCCGTCAAAATGGGATGCCGGCACAACTCTGGCCAACTTTGAAGCCGCCATGCAGGCCAATCCGGATATCGATTTTGTCTTTACCTCATCCGACTTTTTATATCCGCAGCTGCGCTCCGTTCTCGAACCGCTCGGCAAATGGACTTCGGATGCAGATCCGCGCCATGTTATTTTAGGTGGGATTGACGGAGACTCGTTTGCCTGCCGCATGATGCGTGAACGGATCATCGATGCGACCGGCGTGCAGGATCTATTTTTTGAAGCCCGCTCGTTGATGGATGAATTGCTGCGCGCCATCGATAACGGCGAAAAACAGCCTAAAAAATGGATCGTCGATCCCGGGTTTGCCTTAACATTGGACAATTATGCGGAACGTGCCGTAGATATGTGGGGCTGCGTTCTGCTGCATCGGGGATTGATATCACAATGA